From the Ostrinia nubilalis chromosome 8, ilOstNubi1.1, whole genome shotgun sequence genome, one window contains:
- the LOC135074262 gene encoding bolA-like protein DDB_G0274169 — MVLISRGIKSMQNILRLGSLNVTRKMSSALGVVEGTIRSKLQSALEAKHLDVINESYMHNVPKGAETHFKVVVVSDKFDGLPLIKRHRLVNDLLKEELHTGVHALSIIAKTPTQWDESDKVVESSPNCRGGFGK, encoded by the exons atgGTGCTGATTTCGCGAGGCATTAAATCTatgcaaaatattttacgaTTGG GTTCCCTGAATGTTACAAGGAAGATGTCATCAGCACTAGGAGTAGTGGAAGGTACAATTCGAAGCAAGCTGCAGTCGGCTTTAGAAGCGAAACATCTGGATGTTATAAACGAGTCGTACATGCATAATGTGCCTAAAGGCGCGGAGACGCACTTCAAAGTTGTAGTCGTATCTGATAAATTCGACGGCTTGCCATTGATCAAG cgACACAGACTAGTGAATGACCTTCTCAAAGAAGAACTGCATACCGGAGTCCATGCTTTATCCATCATAGCCAAGACACCAACGCAATGGGACGAAAGTGACAAAGTGGTGGAGAGCAGTCCTAACTGCAGAGGCGGTTTTGGGAAATAA
- the LOC135074009 gene encoding set1/Ash2 histone methyltransferase complex subunit ASH2 isoform X1, with product MQSESQKAMDSIDKIGKHKQSGESQGSCYCGKDRNLNIAELLCASCNRWFHESCIGYQLGKLVPFMTNYLFICKNCSPTGLETFKKNQAPFPQMCLTAIANLRQESVKDGSNKMLFSKDREIIPYIDQYWEAMTTMPRRVTQSWYATVQRALIKDIQVLFTYEEDQTQGSMYGLFNMELTAIKPNYEAMIKQGQLKVTDMGIATIPLAGNVKGRQGKRRPAVGGLDAGAPVGKKGRSADLSALKLPSHGYPTEHPFNKDGYRYILAEPDPHAPFRQEFDESNEWSGKPIPGWLYRSLCPGIVLLALHDRAPQLKISEDRLAVTGEKGYCMVRATHGVSRGCWYWEASVEEMPEGAATRLGWARRYANLQAPLGYDKFGYSWRSRKGTRFHESRGKHYSSGGYGEGDTLGFLVRLPDSRREYTPNTYKDRPLVKFKSHLYYEDKDNIQESLNNLKPLPGSKIYFFKNGECQGEAFADIYQGCYYPSVSLHKNVTVSVNFGPNFKYPPPIEYNYRPMSEKAEEAICEQTMADLLYLTEKEGKLRLDNFNL from the exons ATGCAATCTGAATCTCAAAAAGCAATGGATAGTATTGATAAAATCGGCAAACACAAGCAATCTGGAGAATCTCAAGGGTCCTGCTATTG CGGGAAAGATAGAAATCTCAACATCGCAGAGCTGCTGTGTGCATCTTGCAATCGGTGGTTTCACGAATCATGCATCGGTTATCAGTTGGGGAAGCTGGTTCCTTTCATGACAAACTACTTGTTTATTTGCAAGAACTGTTCACCAACTGGCttggaaactttcaagaagaaTCAAGCTC CATTTCCTCAAATGTGTCTTACGGCAATAGCTAATTTAAGACAAGAAAGTGTGAAAGACGGAAGCAACAAGATGTTATTTAGTAAAGACCGTGAGATTATACCGTACATTGATCAGTATTGGGAAGCCATGACTACAATGCCTAGAAG AGTGACCCAGTCATGGTACGCAACCGTCCAAAGGGCCCTCATCAAAGACATCCAAGTTCTCTTCACGTACGAAGAGGACCAGACTCAGGGCTCCATGTATGGCCTGTTCAACATGGAGCTGACTGCGATCAAGCCGAACTACGAAGCGATGATCAAACAAGGTCAGCTCAAAGTTACCGACATGGGAATAGCAACCA TCCCTCTGGCAGGCAACGTAAAGGGGCGGCAAGGCAAGCGGCGCCCTGCAGTGGGAGGCCTGGACGCCGGCGCCCCAGTTGGCAAGAAGGGGCGCTCGGCCGACTTAAGTGCCCTGAAGCTGCCTTCACATGGGTACCCCACGGAGCACCCTTTCAATAAGGACGGGTACCGGTACATACTCGCCGAACCGGACCCCCACGCGCCTTTTAgacaa GAGTTCGACGAAAGCAACGAATGGAGCGGCAAACCGATACCCGGGTGGTTGTACCGATCCCTATGCCCGGGTATCGTGTTACTAGCACTGCACGACAGAGCACCACAGCTGAAGATATCCGAAGACCGTTTAGCTGTGACTGGGGAGAAAGGATACTGCATGGTGCGAGCTACGCATG GCGTGTCCCGCGGCTGCTGGTACTGGGAGGCGAGCGTGGAGGAGATGCCTGAAGGCGCGGCCACGCGGCTGGGCTGGGCGCGGCGCTACGCCAACCTGCAGGCGCCGCTCGGATACGACAAGTTCGGCTACTCCTGGCGAAGCCGCAAAGGCACCAG ATTCCACGAGTCCCGCGGCAAGCACTATAGTTCCGGCGGTTACGGCGAGGGCGACACGCTGGGCTTCCTGGTGCGCTTACCAGACAGCCGCCGCGAGTATACGCCCAACACTTACAAGGACCGC CCTCTAGTCAAATTCAAGAGCCACCTCTACTATGAAGATAAGGACAACATCCAAGAATCTCTGAACAATCTCAAGCCTCTCCCGGGCAGCAAGATATACTTCTTCAAGAATGGCGAGTGCCAGGGCGAGGCATTCGCAGATATATACCAGGGCTGCTACTACCCGTCTGTGTCGTTGCATAAGAACGTCACTGTTAGCGTCAACTTTGGCCCCAACTTCAAGTATCCGCCTCCGATTGAATACAACTATCGACCG ATGTCCGAGAAAGCAGAAGAAGCTATATGCGAGCAGACCATGGCCGACCTGCTATACCTTACCGAGAAGGAGGGAAAGCTACGCCTAGACAACTTCAACCTCTGA
- the LOC135074009 gene encoding set1/Ash2 histone methyltransferase complex subunit ASH2 isoform X2, translating into MAVPLAGNVKGRQGKRRPAVGGLDAGAPVGKKGRSADLSALKLPSHGYPTEHPFNKDGYRYILAEPDPHAPFRQEFDESNEWSGKPIPGWLYRSLCPGIVLLALHDRAPQLKISEDRLAVTGEKGYCMVRATHGVSRGCWYWEASVEEMPEGAATRLGWARRYANLQAPLGYDKFGYSWRSRKGTRFHESRGKHYSSGGYGEGDTLGFLVRLPDSRREYTPNTYKDRPLVKFKSHLYYEDKDNIQESLNNLKPLPGSKIYFFKNGECQGEAFADIYQGCYYPSVSLHKNVTVSVNFGPNFKYPPPIEYNYRPMSEKAEEAICEQTMADLLYLTEKEGKLRLDNFNL; encoded by the exons ATGGCTG TCCCTCTGGCAGGCAACGTAAAGGGGCGGCAAGGCAAGCGGCGCCCTGCAGTGGGAGGCCTGGACGCCGGCGCCCCAGTTGGCAAGAAGGGGCGCTCGGCCGACTTAAGTGCCCTGAAGCTGCCTTCACATGGGTACCCCACGGAGCACCCTTTCAATAAGGACGGGTACCGGTACATACTCGCCGAACCGGACCCCCACGCGCCTTTTAgacaa GAGTTCGACGAAAGCAACGAATGGAGCGGCAAACCGATACCCGGGTGGTTGTACCGATCCCTATGCCCGGGTATCGTGTTACTAGCACTGCACGACAGAGCACCACAGCTGAAGATATCCGAAGACCGTTTAGCTGTGACTGGGGAGAAAGGATACTGCATGGTGCGAGCTACGCATG GCGTGTCCCGCGGCTGCTGGTACTGGGAGGCGAGCGTGGAGGAGATGCCTGAAGGCGCGGCCACGCGGCTGGGCTGGGCGCGGCGCTACGCCAACCTGCAGGCGCCGCTCGGATACGACAAGTTCGGCTACTCCTGGCGAAGCCGCAAAGGCACCAG ATTCCACGAGTCCCGCGGCAAGCACTATAGTTCCGGCGGTTACGGCGAGGGCGACACGCTGGGCTTCCTGGTGCGCTTACCAGACAGCCGCCGCGAGTATACGCCCAACACTTACAAGGACCGC CCTCTAGTCAAATTCAAGAGCCACCTCTACTATGAAGATAAGGACAACATCCAAGAATCTCTGAACAATCTCAAGCCTCTCCCGGGCAGCAAGATATACTTCTTCAAGAATGGCGAGTGCCAGGGCGAGGCATTCGCAGATATATACCAGGGCTGCTACTACCCGTCTGTGTCGTTGCATAAGAACGTCACTGTTAGCGTCAACTTTGGCCCCAACTTCAAGTATCCGCCTCCGATTGAATACAACTATCGACCG ATGTCCGAGAAAGCAGAAGAAGCTATATGCGAGCAGACCATGGCCGACCTGCTATACCTTACCGAGAAGGAGGGAAAGCTACGCCTAGACAACTTCAACCTCTGA
- the LOC135074009 gene encoding set1/Ash2 histone methyltransferase complex subunit ASH2 isoform X3: protein MDIPLAGNVKGRQGKRRPAVGGLDAGAPVGKKGRSADLSALKLPSHGYPTEHPFNKDGYRYILAEPDPHAPFRQEFDESNEWSGKPIPGWLYRSLCPGIVLLALHDRAPQLKISEDRLAVTGEKGYCMVRATHGVSRGCWYWEASVEEMPEGAATRLGWARRYANLQAPLGYDKFGYSWRSRKGTRFHESRGKHYSSGGYGEGDTLGFLVRLPDSRREYTPNTYKDRPLVKFKSHLYYEDKDNIQESLNNLKPLPGSKIYFFKNGECQGEAFADIYQGCYYPSVSLHKNVTVSVNFGPNFKYPPPIEYNYRPMSEKAEEAICEQTMADLLYLTEKEGKLRLDNFNL from the exons ATGGATA TCCCTCTGGCAGGCAACGTAAAGGGGCGGCAAGGCAAGCGGCGCCCTGCAGTGGGAGGCCTGGACGCCGGCGCCCCAGTTGGCAAGAAGGGGCGCTCGGCCGACTTAAGTGCCCTGAAGCTGCCTTCACATGGGTACCCCACGGAGCACCCTTTCAATAAGGACGGGTACCGGTACATACTCGCCGAACCGGACCCCCACGCGCCTTTTAgacaa GAGTTCGACGAAAGCAACGAATGGAGCGGCAAACCGATACCCGGGTGGTTGTACCGATCCCTATGCCCGGGTATCGTGTTACTAGCACTGCACGACAGAGCACCACAGCTGAAGATATCCGAAGACCGTTTAGCTGTGACTGGGGAGAAAGGATACTGCATGGTGCGAGCTACGCATG GCGTGTCCCGCGGCTGCTGGTACTGGGAGGCGAGCGTGGAGGAGATGCCTGAAGGCGCGGCCACGCGGCTGGGCTGGGCGCGGCGCTACGCCAACCTGCAGGCGCCGCTCGGATACGACAAGTTCGGCTACTCCTGGCGAAGCCGCAAAGGCACCAG ATTCCACGAGTCCCGCGGCAAGCACTATAGTTCCGGCGGTTACGGCGAGGGCGACACGCTGGGCTTCCTGGTGCGCTTACCAGACAGCCGCCGCGAGTATACGCCCAACACTTACAAGGACCGC CCTCTAGTCAAATTCAAGAGCCACCTCTACTATGAAGATAAGGACAACATCCAAGAATCTCTGAACAATCTCAAGCCTCTCCCGGGCAGCAAGATATACTTCTTCAAGAATGGCGAGTGCCAGGGCGAGGCATTCGCAGATATATACCAGGGCTGCTACTACCCGTCTGTGTCGTTGCATAAGAACGTCACTGTTAGCGTCAACTTTGGCCCCAACTTCAAGTATCCGCCTCCGATTGAATACAACTATCGACCG ATGTCCGAGAAAGCAGAAGAAGCTATATGCGAGCAGACCATGGCCGACCTGCTATACCTTACCGAGAAGGAGGGAAAGCTACGCCTAGACAACTTCAACCTCTGA
- the LOC135074264 gene encoding uncharacterized protein LOC135074264 yields the protein MDSVTSTEDLRIELKTPQENILLELIKELCSEPDGKLSTKLKGKVKRIIADCDLTHHTSLHKLSTADESTSTLLGFMHNTAAELNFEEQAELNQAIVHKIQNKLPTFTAELERLRQSTNNQKKSSQNQVKQLQESLDQKLNTLKEQENEKVELMMEWLNHRINDVSMFSDSSSEFLTLKTRILDLKSKILHLQILQNIFTETNQSIKAYSEIHKDLKDSIKETEQRIKGFREIINSDYD from the exons ATGGATTCGGTCACAAGCACTGAAGATTTACGCATAGAGCTCAAAACTCCTCAAGAAAATATCCTTCTCGAGTTAATAAAGGAACTCTGCAGTGAGCCTGATGGCAAATTATCTACGAAGTTGAAAGGAAAAGTGAAGAGAATCATAGCTGACTGTGACCTGACACACCACACCAGCTTACACAAACTTAGTACTGCTGATGAAAGTACTTCAACTTTATTGG GCTTTATGCACAATACAGCTGCCGAATTAAATTTCGAAGAGCAAGCGGAGCTCAACCAAGCTATCGTTCATAAGATCCAGAACAAGCTGCCCACATTCACTGCAGAACTGGAACGTCTTAGACAAAGCACAAATAACCAGAAGAAGTCCAGTCAAAACCAAGTCAAACAGCTACAAGAGAGTCTAGACCAAAAGCTGAATACGCTTAAAGAACAGGAGAATGAGAAGGTGGAACTGATGATGGAATGGCTGAACCACCGAATTAATGACGTTTCTATGTTCAGTGATAGCTCAAGCGAATTTCTCACTTTGAAAACTAGGATTTTGGATTTAAAATCGAA GATTCTTCATCTACAAATCCTGCAGAACATCTTCACTGAAACCAACCAGTCTATAAAGGCCTACAGCGAAATCCACAAAGACCTGAAAGACAGCATAAAGGAGACAGAACAGCGGATTAAGGGTTTCCGAGAGATCATTAATAGTGATTATGATTag